A section of the Alligator mississippiensis isolate rAllMis1 chromosome 8, rAllMis1, whole genome shotgun sequence genome encodes:
- the GPRC5C gene encoding G-protein coupled receptor family C group 5 member C isoform X2: protein MVATRLLLLGTASLALLLPAAGQATDPAPSGCGKELSPLYYALCNLSAPWGVAVEAVASLGIVTSFVLTIVLVASLPFTQDPRKRSLVGTQVFFLLGTLGLFCLAFAFVVGRDFSTCAARRFLFGVLFAACFSCLLAHALSLNLLARRNRAPRGWATFAVAVALAAVEAIINAEWLLITVVRNGGATPDPCAVANEDFVLALLYVMLLLLATFVAAWPPLCGRHAHWRKHAVFILLTAALSAAIWVVWIVMYVYGNRQRGTPGWDDPTLAVALVANAGVFLLLYAIPEVTHVTRPGPEQTYEDDGYPTRGVGYETILKEHKAQSMFVENKAFSMDEPASAKKPVSPYSGYNGQLLTSVYQPTEMALMHKGPPESPYDVILPHATANSLAMGSANSTLRAEDVYAAQARQAAGPKDGRGQQTQSPYGKSRW, encoded by the exons ATGGTGGCcacccggctgctgctgctgggcacggcCAGCCTCGCGCTGCTCCTCCCGGCCGCGGGCCAAGCGACGGATCCGGCCCCGTCGGGCTGCGGCAAGGAGCTGTCACCACTGTACTACGCTCTGTGCAACCTGTCGGCGCCCTGGGGCGTGGCGGTGGAAGCCGTGGCCAGCCTGGGCATCGTGACCAGCTTCGTGCTCACCATCGTGCTGGTGGCCAGCCTGCCCTTCACCCAGGACCCCCGCAAGCGGAGCCTGGTGGGCACCCAGGTCTTCTTCCTGCTGGGCACCCTCGGGCTCTTCTGCCTGGCTTTCGCCTTCGTGGTCGGCCGGGATTTCTCCACCTGCGCCGCCCGGCGCTTCCTCTTTGGCGTGCTCTTTGCTGCCTGCTTCTCCTGCCTGCTGGCTCACGCGCTCAGCCTCAACCTGCTGGCACGGCGCAACCGGGCGCCGCGGGGCTGGGCCACCTTCGCAGTGGCCGTGGCGCTGGCGGCCGTGGAGGCCATCATCAACGCTGAGTGGCTGCTCATCACGGTGGTGAGGAACGGGGGTGCCACCCCGGACCCCTGCGCTGTGGCCAACGAGGACTTCGTGCTGGCGCTGCTCTacgtcatgctgctgctgctggccacctTCGTGGCAGCCTGGCCCCCGCTGTGTGGCCGCCACGCGCACTGGAGGAAGCACGCTGTCTTCATCCTCCTCACTGCTGCCCTCTCGGCAGCCATCTGGGTGGTCTGGATCGTCATGTACGTCTACGGCAACCGGCAGCGCGGCACGCCGGGCTGGGACGACCCCACGCTGGCCGTCGCCCTCGTTGCCAACGCTGGCGTCTTCCTCCTGCTCTACGCCATCCCCGAGGTGACGCACGTGACGCGCCCGGGCCCCGAGCAGACCTACGAGGACGACGGGTACCCGACGCGGGGCGTGGGCTACGAGACCATCCTCAAGGAGCACAAGGCTCAGAGCATGTTTGTGGAGAACAAGGCTTTCTCCATGGACGAGCCTGCCtcag CCAAGAAGCCCGTGTCCCCGTACAGCGGCTACAACGGGCAGCTCCTGACGAGCGTGTACCAGCCCACCGAGATGGCTCTGATGCACAAAGGGCCT CCCGAGAGCCCCTACGATGTCAtcctgccccatgccacagccaACAGCCTGGCCATGGGCAGCGCCAACTCCACCCTGCGTGCCGAGGACGTCTACGCCGCCCAGGCCCGGCAAGCCGCGGGCCCCAAGGACGGCAGGGGCCAGCAG ACGCAGTCCCCGTATGGCAAGAGCAGGTGGTAA
- the GPRC5C gene encoding G-protein coupled receptor family C group 5 member C isoform X1 produces MTQPLRIRCPCPDASDPDSWAGQDLRLVAPPHRAPAMVATRLLLLGTASLALLLPAAGQATDPAPSGCGKELSPLYYALCNLSAPWGVAVEAVASLGIVTSFVLTIVLVASLPFTQDPRKRSLVGTQVFFLLGTLGLFCLAFAFVVGRDFSTCAARRFLFGVLFAACFSCLLAHALSLNLLARRNRAPRGWATFAVAVALAAVEAIINAEWLLITVVRNGGATPDPCAVANEDFVLALLYVMLLLLATFVAAWPPLCGRHAHWRKHAVFILLTAALSAAIWVVWIVMYVYGNRQRGTPGWDDPTLAVALVANAGVFLLLYAIPEVTHVTRPGPEQTYEDDGYPTRGVGYETILKEHKAQSMFVENKAFSMDEPASAKKPVSPYSGYNGQLLTSVYQPTEMALMHKGPPESPYDVILPHATANSLAMGSANSTLRAEDVYAAQARQAAGPKDGRGQQTQSPYGKSRW; encoded by the exons ATGACGCAGCCTCTCCGGATCCGGTGTCCTTGCCCCGACGCTTCCGACCCggacagctgggctgggcag GACTTGAGGCTCGTGGCACCCCCACACCGAGCGCCAGCGATGGTGGCcacccggctgctgctgctgggcacggcCAGCCTCGCGCTGCTCCTCCCGGCCGCGGGCCAAGCGACGGATCCGGCCCCGTCGGGCTGCGGCAAGGAGCTGTCACCACTGTACTACGCTCTGTGCAACCTGTCGGCGCCCTGGGGCGTGGCGGTGGAAGCCGTGGCCAGCCTGGGCATCGTGACCAGCTTCGTGCTCACCATCGTGCTGGTGGCCAGCCTGCCCTTCACCCAGGACCCCCGCAAGCGGAGCCTGGTGGGCACCCAGGTCTTCTTCCTGCTGGGCACCCTCGGGCTCTTCTGCCTGGCTTTCGCCTTCGTGGTCGGCCGGGATTTCTCCACCTGCGCCGCCCGGCGCTTCCTCTTTGGCGTGCTCTTTGCTGCCTGCTTCTCCTGCCTGCTGGCTCACGCGCTCAGCCTCAACCTGCTGGCACGGCGCAACCGGGCGCCGCGGGGCTGGGCCACCTTCGCAGTGGCCGTGGCGCTGGCGGCCGTGGAGGCCATCATCAACGCTGAGTGGCTGCTCATCACGGTGGTGAGGAACGGGGGTGCCACCCCGGACCCCTGCGCTGTGGCCAACGAGGACTTCGTGCTGGCGCTGCTCTacgtcatgctgctgctgctggccacctTCGTGGCAGCCTGGCCCCCGCTGTGTGGCCGCCACGCGCACTGGAGGAAGCACGCTGTCTTCATCCTCCTCACTGCTGCCCTCTCGGCAGCCATCTGGGTGGTCTGGATCGTCATGTACGTCTACGGCAACCGGCAGCGCGGCACGCCGGGCTGGGACGACCCCACGCTGGCCGTCGCCCTCGTTGCCAACGCTGGCGTCTTCCTCCTGCTCTACGCCATCCCCGAGGTGACGCACGTGACGCGCCCGGGCCCCGAGCAGACCTACGAGGACGACGGGTACCCGACGCGGGGCGTGGGCTACGAGACCATCCTCAAGGAGCACAAGGCTCAGAGCATGTTTGTGGAGAACAAGGCTTTCTCCATGGACGAGCCTGCCtcag CCAAGAAGCCCGTGTCCCCGTACAGCGGCTACAACGGGCAGCTCCTGACGAGCGTGTACCAGCCCACCGAGATGGCTCTGATGCACAAAGGGCCT CCCGAGAGCCCCTACGATGTCAtcctgccccatgccacagccaACAGCCTGGCCATGGGCAGCGCCAACTCCACCCTGCGTGCCGAGGACGTCTACGCCGCCCAGGCCCGGCAAGCCGCGGGCCCCAAGGACGGCAGGGGCCAGCAG ACGCAGTCCCCGTATGGCAAGAGCAGGTGGTAA
- the GPR142 gene encoding probable G-protein coupled receptor 142 produces MPICQHLSVPSYALYPSPRLSVPTCSLCPLPPFCPSVPVCILSPSPIHPLCPPLSVQLSLCAPSPYMLRLPHAHPVSGPCQQPVPPSWALTPLRPQCRGCSMLLQDGSWPNSTTPAGEERSPCVVGIIPIVYYSVLLALGLPANVLTAAALSRLAARTKKSSYWHLLALTASDILAQVLIVFVGFILQTGILGRAMPAAAVHAVTALEFAASHASVWVAVLLAVDRYVALCHPLRHRVLCHPARSRRLIAAVFTVALATGVPFYWWLDVWRDADPPTALDRALKWLHCVAIYFLPCGIFLATNSAITCQLRRAPGPRRGRDRASALLLAVTSVFALLWAPRTAVMLCHLYVASVRRDWRVHLALDVANMVAMLNTALNGLLYCCVSRTFRHAVAEVLRSSRPLCAAGHASRQPARQGGSPPPPSLKMLGLLRGTPL; encoded by the exons ATGCCCATCTGCCAGCATCTGTCTGTGCCCTCATACGCCCTTTATCCATCCCCTCGTCTGTCTGTCCCCACATGCAGCCTCTGTCCACTTCCCCCTTTCTGTCCATCTGTCCCTGTATGCATCCTCTCTCCATCCCCGATACACCCTCTGTGCCCTCCCCTGTCCGTCCAGCTGTCCCTGTGTGCACCCTCTCCCTACATGCTGCGGCTCCCACACGCCCACCCTGTCTCTGGCCCATGCCAGCAGCCCGTGCCCCCGTCCTGGGCTCTGACTCCACTCCGTCCCCAGTGCCGCggctgctccatgctgctccaGGATGGCTCCTGGCCCAACAGCACCACGCCCGCGGGCGAGGAGCGGTCTCCTTGTGTGGTGGGCATCATCCCCATCGTGTACTACAgtgtcctgctggccctggggctgccag CCAACGTCCTGACGGCAGCTGCCCTGTCCCGCCTGGCCGCCCGCACCAAGAAGTCATCGTACTGGCACCTGCTGGCGCTGACGGCTTCGGacatcctggcccaggtgctcATCGTCTTCGTGGGCTTCATCCTGCAGACGGGCATCCTGGGCCGGGCGATGCCGGCGGCTGCGGTGCACGCCGTCACTGCGCTGGAGTTCGCGGCCAGCCACGCCTCTGTCTGGGTGGCCGTGCTGCTGGCCGTGGACCGCTACGTGGCCCTGTGCCACCCTCTGCGCCACCGCGTCCTGTGCCACCCTGCCCGCAGCCGCCGCCTCATCGCCGCCGTCTTCACCGTGGCGCTGGCCACCGGTGTCCCCTTCTACTGGTGGTTGGATGTGTGGCGCGACGCCGACCCGCCCACTGCCCTGGACCGGGCACTCAAGTGGCTGCACTGCGTGGCCATTTACTTCCTGCCCTGCGGCATCTTCCTGGCTACCAACTCAGCCATCACGTGCCAGCTGCGGCGGGCACCAGGGCCACGCCGGGGCCGGGACCGGGCCAGTGCCCTCCTGCTGGCAGTCACCAGCGTCTTCGCCTTGCTATGGGCACCACGCACAGCCGTCATGCTGTGCCACCTCTACGTGGCCTCTGTGCGCCGCGACTGGCGGGTGCACCTGGCACTGGATGTGGCCAACATGGTGGCCATGCTCAACACGGCCCTCAACGGCCTGCTCTACTGCTGCGTCAGCCGCACTTTCCGCCACGCCGTGGCCGAGGTGCTGCGCTCCTCCCGGCCCCTCTGTGCCGCCGGCCATGCTTCCCGGCAGCCGGCCCggcaggggggctccccaccacccccctctcTCAAGATGCTGGGGTTGCTGCGTGGCACACCCCTGTGA
- the BTBD17 gene encoding BTB/POZ domain-containing protein 17 codes for MARMPGGWPGAPWCWRCCGAAILLLLLTVHAAQRAELGADTAAATINHAPALLQRLQGLLQQGNGSDTVLRVRPAGSDEVQVFHAHQLLLALQSDVLDGLLHNRSDLTLDEPPDSAALFDKFIRYLYCGEVSLQLHQAIPLHRLASKYGVASLQRGVAEYMRSHLASESSQGHVVGWYHYATRVGDAGLQESCLQFLAWNLSAVLGSAEWATVSAELLLLLLERSDLVLHNELELYGAVEAWLARRQPEARVAERALRAIRYPMIAPSHLFQLQTQSPAMLRHRAAVQDLLFQAFQFHAASPLHFAKYFDVNCSMFLPRNYLAPAWGSPWVINNPARDDRSTSFQTQLGPSSHDAGKRVTWNVLFSPRWLPVSLRPVYADAVSGALPAARLEDGRPRLVITPAMSSSDFAGVSFQKTVLVGVRQQGRVFVRHAYSFHQSTDEVPDFLAHADLQKRASEYLIDNALHLHIVVKPVYHSLIKVKK; via the exons ATGGCCAGGATGCCGGGGGGCTGGCCTGGCGCTCCCTGGTGCTGGCGCTGCTGCGGTGCCGCCATCCTGCTGCTCTTGCTCACTGTGCACGCAG CCCAGCGCGCGGAGCTCGGGGCAGACACCGCGGCAGCCACCATTAACCACGCGCCGGCGCTGCTGCagcggctgcaggggctgctgcagcagggcaacgGCAGTGACACGGTGCTGCGGGTGCGCCCGGCCGGCAGCGACGAGGTCCAGGTCTTCCACgcacaccagctgctgctggccctgcagagCGACGTGCTCGACGGGCTCCTGCACAACCGCTCCGACCTCACGCTGGACGAGCCCCCCGACAGCGCCGCCCTCTTCGACAAGTTCATCAG GTACCTGTACTGCGGGGAGGTGTCGTTGCAGCTGCACCAGGCCATCCCGCTGCACCGGCTGGCCAGCAAGTACGGCGTGGCGAGCCTGCAGCGCGGCGTGGCCGAGTACATGCGGAGCCACCTGGCCAGTGAGTCGAGCCAGGGCCACGTGGTGGGCTGGTACCACTATGCCACGCGCGTGGGCGACGCAGGGCTGCAGGAGAGTTGCCTGCAGTTCCTGGCCTGGAACCTGTCGGCCGTGCTGGGCAGCGCCGAGTGGGCCACGGTGAGCgccgagctgctgctgctgctgctggagcgcTCCGACCTGGTGCTGCACAACGAGCTGGAGCTGTACGGCGCCGTGGAGGCGTGGCTGGCCCGCCGGCAGCCCGAGGCCCGCGTGGCCGAGCGGGCCCTGCGCGCCATCCGCTACCCCATGATCGCACCCAGCCACCTCTTCCAGCTGCAGACGCAGTCGCCCGCCATGCTGCGGCACCGCGCCGCCGTGCAGGACCTGCTCTTCCAGGCCTTCCAGTTCCACGCCGCCTCCCCGCTGCACTTCGCCAAGTACTTCGACGTCAACTGCAGCATGTTCCTGCCCCGCAACTACCTGGCGCCCGCCTGGGGCTCGCCCTGGGTCATCAACAACCCGGCGCGGGATGACCGCAGCACCAGCTtccagacccagctgggccccagcagccaCGACGCCGGCAAGCGGGTCACCTGGAACGTGCTCTTCTCCCCGCGCTGGCTGCCCGTCAGCCTGCGGCCCGTGTACGCCGACGCCGTGTCTGGGGCACTGCCCGCCGCCCGGCTGGAGGACGGGCGTCCCCGCCTGGTGATCACGCCGGCCATGTCCAGCTCCGACTTCGCCGGCGTCAGCTTCCAGAAGACGGTGCTGGTGGGCGTGCGGCAGCAGGGCCGCGTCTTCGTCAGGCACGCCTACAGCTTCCACCAGAGCACGGACGAGGTGCCCGACTTCCTGGCCCATGCCGACCTGCAGAAGCGTGCCTCCGAGTACCTCATCGACAACGCGCTGCACCTCCACATCGTGGTCAAGCCCGTCTACCACTCCCTCATCAAGGTCAAGAAGTAG